One region of Cheilinus undulatus linkage group 4, ASM1832078v1, whole genome shotgun sequence genomic DNA includes:
- the zgc:174863 gene encoding titin isoform X1, with protein sequence MASTGFLLFMSTVIFFGFKIVKCNSFVQVHSKTQIIGQYDQQTRLDCIVHPSESVKEPEIKVVIWTKEGEEEPLLFYNRGKLTPSSGYSFAEPSWNKKNMNVSLLIHKTAVKDEGVYKCLVYTDSGYNFNHTSLRVTAKYTVPSFLPHPTTIDLNTDGTLTCKSTGYPKGQLCWFDKDGNKWTKSPETEVLLTESGLYSLSSTLTLQRGSIFSQYVCKVFNAAGDKEAEDSFTVPDKPVIGGLGQEGGPSTSTSTSTSNNLATKIVAPLVVIGSLIVGLLLALLYRRRYQKTRRLSETALISNHRAIPTREQEVEEGDSREMQEFFREKTPSGETV encoded by the exons ATGGCCTCCACTGGTTTCCTGCTCTTTATGTCCACCGTCATATTTTTCGGCTTCAAAATTGTGAAGTGTAATT CTTTTGTGCAAGTTCACAGCAAGACTCAAATCATCGGACAGTATGATCAACAGACGCGACTTGACTGCATTGTTCACCCCTCAGAGTCTGTAAAAGAACCAGAAATCAAGGTGGTAATTTGGACAAAAGAGGGGGAAGAGGAACCCTTACTGTTCTACAACCGAGGAAAGTTAACACCGTCGTCTGGCTATTCTTTTGCGGAGCCTTCCTGgaacaagaaaaacatgaatgtttcCCTGCTCATTCACAAAACTGCTGTAAAAGACGAGGGAGTTTATAAATGTCTTGTGTACACAGACAGTGGTTATAACTTCAACCATACCAGCCTGAGAGTCACAG CCAAATACACTGTACCAAGTTTTCTGCCGCACCCTACGACCATTGACCTCAATACGGATGGCACCTTGACTTGTAAGTCCACCGGCTACCCTAAAGGCCAACTTTGCTGGTTTGACAAAGATGGCAACAAGTGGACAAAGAGCCCTGAAACTGAGGTGCTGCTGACAGAAAGTGGTCTCTATAGCCTCTCCAGCACACTGACTTTACAGCGAGGATCCATTTTCTCCCAGTATGTCTGCAAAGTATTCAACGCCGCAGGAGACAAAGAGGCAGAGGATTCGTTTACAGTGCCTGACAAACCAGTCATCGGAG GTTTGGGACAAGAGGGTGGACCTTCCACTTCCACTTCCACTTCCACTTCCAACAACTTAGCCACCAAAATAGTTGCTCCTTTGGTGGTCATTGGATCTCTGATTGTGGGGTTGCTACTGGCGCTACTTTACAGAAGACGATACCAGA AGACCCGGAGgctctctgaaacagctctTATCA GTAACCATCGAGCCATTCCCACCAGAGAACAAGAAGTTGAGGAAG GTGATTCTCGTGAAATGCAGGAATTTTTTCGTGAAAAAACACCTTCAG GAGAAACAGTCTGA
- the zgc:174863 gene encoding butyrophilin subfamily 2 member A2 isoform X2: MASTGFLLFMSTVIFFGFKIVKCNSFVQVHSKTQIIGQYDQQTRLDCIVHPSESVKEPEIKVVIWTKEGEEEPLLFYNRGKLTPSSGYSFAEPSWNKKNMNVSLLIHKTAVKDEGVYKCLVYTDSGYNFNHTSLRVTAKYTVPSFLPHPTTIDLNTDGTLTCKSTGYPKGQLCWFDKDGNKWTKSPETEVLLTESGLYSLSSTLTLQRGSIFSQYVCKVFNAAGDKEAEDSFTVPDKPVIGGLGQEGGPSTSTSTSTSNNLATKIVAPLVVIGSLIVGLLLALLYRRRYQSNHRAIPTREQEVEEGDSREMQEFFREKTPSGETV; encoded by the exons ATGGCCTCCACTGGTTTCCTGCTCTTTATGTCCACCGTCATATTTTTCGGCTTCAAAATTGTGAAGTGTAATT CTTTTGTGCAAGTTCACAGCAAGACTCAAATCATCGGACAGTATGATCAACAGACGCGACTTGACTGCATTGTTCACCCCTCAGAGTCTGTAAAAGAACCAGAAATCAAGGTGGTAATTTGGACAAAAGAGGGGGAAGAGGAACCCTTACTGTTCTACAACCGAGGAAAGTTAACACCGTCGTCTGGCTATTCTTTTGCGGAGCCTTCCTGgaacaagaaaaacatgaatgtttcCCTGCTCATTCACAAAACTGCTGTAAAAGACGAGGGAGTTTATAAATGTCTTGTGTACACAGACAGTGGTTATAACTTCAACCATACCAGCCTGAGAGTCACAG CCAAATACACTGTACCAAGTTTTCTGCCGCACCCTACGACCATTGACCTCAATACGGATGGCACCTTGACTTGTAAGTCCACCGGCTACCCTAAAGGCCAACTTTGCTGGTTTGACAAAGATGGCAACAAGTGGACAAAGAGCCCTGAAACTGAGGTGCTGCTGACAGAAAGTGGTCTCTATAGCCTCTCCAGCACACTGACTTTACAGCGAGGATCCATTTTCTCCCAGTATGTCTGCAAAGTATTCAACGCCGCAGGAGACAAAGAGGCAGAGGATTCGTTTACAGTGCCTGACAAACCAGTCATCGGAG GTTTGGGACAAGAGGGTGGACCTTCCACTTCCACTTCCACTTCCACTTCCAACAACTTAGCCACCAAAATAGTTGCTCCTTTGGTGGTCATTGGATCTCTGATTGTGGGGTTGCTACTGGCGCTACTTTACAGAAGACGATACCAGA GTAACCATCGAGCCATTCCCACCAGAGAACAAGAAGTTGAGGAAG GTGATTCTCGTGAAATGCAGGAATTTTTTCGTGAAAAAACACCTTCAG GAGAAACAGTCTGA